In Malassezia restricta chromosome VII, complete sequence, the sequence GCTGCCtcggctcgtgcgtcgccgGTGGGTAGGCGTGTGATGCcgcgcacaggcgcatcgGCCTCGAATCGATCCGACGTGGGATCGAAGTAGACGACGCGAAAATCGTGGATGGTATGTGGCCGGGAGAGGGCCGGGTCTGCGAGGTACAGCAGGTGCGCGACTTCGCGCAGGGTCGTGGATGGCCATGCGTACACGGACAGCGTTCCTGGCAGGGGCCGTCCCGAGCGCATGTCGGCGAGCGAGCTGGGGGTCAGGTCGGTGCGGGTGGCGTACGTACCGGAAGTCGCTGCGTGACACGACGCATCGCACCACGAACGGAGCCAGCTGTATTGCGTCAGTGTGCCTGCCTGCCTACATCGTCCTGGGCCTGACtggccatgctgctgcccCACGGGTGGCACGCCaagccgcggcgctggtACGCCGTCCGGCCGGGCGCCCCATCACGTGCCGATCATGGCAGGCCCAGCGAGCGTGCGAGCCGCGTCATGGGCGAGGAGCGTGGGTGGGGCGACTAGGTTATCTGACCGTAGGCCAGCATGCAGTCGAGTGGCGTGCGGCACGGGGCGTGAGTGCGTCGGGATCGACATACGCACCAACGACAAGACATGGCATGTGGGCACGCGAGTTGGATGTGACACACGCAGCTGTGGCACATGCCAGCGGCggacgcacgagcgagacgcgcatcgtgccAAACGTATATAGAGGGGCAGGCTCCCCGTGCTCGGTCCACGCACGCACGTATCCGCTCTAGCGTGACACGCACTCTCCGCACTATTGTCCTCATGAGCACACAGCCACCTTGTCTCAGCTCGACAGCCGCCCGCCTGTTTTCGCCGCTGAGCGATGCATGGCTGTGCAACGATGACGAGCAGAGCTATCGTGGGCACGATGCCGAACGACGtgagcgcgatgcatggccgcatgcgccgccactcgcgccgtcgagcgagCTCTTTGACACGTCGTGGCTCGCCGATATCATGTCGCACATGAAGATCCCTCCGGCGCCGCTCAGCACGGATGGCGATGCGGGACATGATGGCCTtccgcgcgtcgcggcgcagctcgcgtCGCCGTTCCactcgccacgcacgtcgacgaccacgacgacgcacgctcACCAGGATGAGAGGGACACGCCGTcgtgggccgcggcgtCCGCTCATGCGGCGCCCAGGCGGACGGACACGCCCGTGCCACGCCCGCGCTGGCCCCTTCCGACGGGCAGTGCGCCGCCTACGCTCTACAGCGTGTTTGTGGGCGGCCTGGACGAGCACGTCACGGACGAGGACCTTGTCTGGCACTTTGCGCACCCGCCCTGCTGGCCACAGGACCAtcccatgcggcgcatgtacgtgcgcatcgagaaCGTCGCTGGCTCGctgtgcgcatggcccacgAGTCCCGCGCCGTTCCGTGTGCACTcggcacgcgtcgtgcgcgagtcgtcgtcggccgcGCAGGGAGGCCGGCGCGTGTTTGGCTTCGTGCGGCTCACGAGCAAGCACGAATGCGACCGTGCGTTGATTGAgatgcagcacacgcacatggTGCCTCATCAGGCGCCGCACAcgccgctgcgcctgtcgctcggcgcagcgaccgcgccgccgcgcgccgacACCGAGTGCACAAaggcgcatggccgccCGCATGACAAGGCGCCGGCCCGTCCCGTCGTgacggccgcggcggtcgtgcgccacacgcCGCGTCGAGCCGCGTCGAAGGCGGCGCGTCCCGCGCGCACGGACGTGCCAGCCGCGCCGGGCCGTTCGCACACGCCGCCGGCATCCACGCACGCCCCGGTCGAGTGCGTGCCGACGACCCTGACGTTCGTGTCCGAGAGCCAGGGCGACGTCCCGGCGCAGGACCAGCCGCACCTCGCATCCGCTCTCACTGTAgcgcacgcatccagcgccCTCGACCCCACGAACACGACGGTGTTTGTCGGCAGCTTGTTCACGCTGGCGACAGAGAcgatgctgcatgcgctgtTTTCGCCATTCGGCCCGATCCACTCGATCAACATCCCGCGGGGCCAGGACTGTGGCTTCGTCCAGTTTGCGCACAAGCGCGATGCCGCGCGGGCGATTGCGGAGATGCAAGGCTACCAGCTctccggcggcggcgcgctgcgtctcaGCTGGGGCCGCAGCCTGGGCGAAAAggccgccgctcgcgcagcgATCCGCGCCGGTCTTCGCTGGGTCGAaggcgccgccaccgccgcggccacgGACGGAGGTGGAGGTGCTTAGCGGTCCCCGTCCATGCCGtatggcgtcgtgctcgtgtTTGTGCATGGCTTCCGCGGGCGGGCCGAGCAGACGTTTGGGGCGTATCCTGCGCGCCTGCGGCATctcgtgcgcgagacgcATCCTGGCGTGCCCGTCGAGGCGGTGATCTACCCGACGTacgagacgcgcggctcgctgggcgacgccgtcgacgcgTTCGTGGCGTGGCTCACGACGCTCGTGGCTGAGCGCGAATCGACGCAGGGCCACCGCTTTTGCGTCGTCCTATGTGGCCACTcgatgggcggcatggtgTGCCTGgatgccgcgcgcgcgatccGGGCCcagggccgcggcgcctggccgcgcgtcggtggcgtcATCGCCTACGACACGCCGTTCCTCGGCATTCATCCGCATGTATTCAAGCACCAGCTCACGACGTACCAGCAGTACGTGGActcggccgtgcgcgccagCTCGATGTGGGCGCCCGTGACGGGCGGCCTCGCGGCATGGTGGtccgcgccgccgtcgagcgccacgcgccTGTCCACGGCGACGTGGatcggcctcggcgccgccgccgcgacggccgtcggcacagctgcgacggccgccgtgcATCGCTCCGAGGCCATCCAGGATGCGTGCCGCTGGGTCGGCGACCACCTCTTGTTCGTACGGCACGTCTGGGATCGCGACGCACTCGCAGCGCGCATGACCAGCTGTGACGTGCCGTTCCACTGCTTTTACACCCAgctcgccgacgagcagcgcaccTTTCTCCTCGTCCCACCGCCCGCGGCTCCGTATGCACCGCACTTTTCGCCCCTCACATCGCATGCCAAGGACgaggtggcggcgcacacgTCCATGTTTGCGCTCTCGACGAATCCCTCGTACCTCGCGATGGGCGTGGCatccgcctcgctcgtgtcAGCATGGACAGCGCCTTCACTagtcgacgacgacgagcatgtcgccTGACGCCACGCCGAACCacgccaagtcgcgcatCATATCATCCAGGGGTATCACGATCGGCTCGCGATCAGACCGCAGGACGGCCCAGATCGCCGCGGACGGCGACGCACCGCACAGTtgcacgaggcgccgatgcacgaggcgcatcggcatcgtcttgagcagcgcgagcgacgtggCCTTGTCCCACGCAGCCTCGTACGGCGTAGCGGCATGTACATACGAAATCGTCAGCAGCTTGTCGTGCATAGACGCTACCGACGCCGGTGCCGGTGGGCcatgcacacgcacgagcgcctcgtacCGCGCATCGCCGGGACGCGGCCGTTGGACGTAGTATCGCTCcgcgtcgacgcgctcctcggGCGTGATCGGCGTGTGGTTCAGGCACGTCAGCTTCGCGAGACGGCCTATCGCCTCGATGCGATCGTCGCGGTCGTACACGAGCGACCATGCAGGCGACGCGAGgtgcgtctcgagcgcctgcacgtCGTCCCAGTCCAGCGGCGTATCGTCGACGTGGACGTCGCAGAGCGCCGGCAACGTCGGCGcggacgcgcgcggcatgcgctccagcgGATTGCCCGTGAGGACCAGCTTTtgcaggcgcggcaggcgacgCACACCGCGGAGCACGTCGGGCCATGCACCGAGGGCGTTGCCCTCGAGCTGGAGGGTATGCACATGCGGCATGTCCGCGTCGACGGACGCGAGCGTCGTGATCCCATTCCTTGCCAGCTCGATCGACGCCAGgcgcggcatcgcgcgcgcgagcacGGCCATCTGCGCCCAGTCGGTGCCCGAGTCGCCAAGAGACAGATGCTCCAGGTGCGCAAAGACACAGGGCACACACGCCGCGGGGCGCAGGCGCACATGCTGGAGCGTGAGGCTCGTCAGCGGCATAgcacgcacgatgcgcgcgacCTCGTCCCAACTCGACAAGAGCGATCGCGATAGGTCCAGCGTGGTGATGGTGCGTGGCAAGGCGCCGTCGTATCCATCCGGCACGGCCTTGGCCACATACACGCAGGACGGATCGGAGGGGCCGTGCGGTGGCGGCCCTACGAGACTCACCGTGCGCAGATCCGACCGATCGCCATACttctcacgcagcgcctcgacaAACGTGACGCCCCACTCGATGCGGGCGGTCGCGGCCAGGTACGTGCCGTGCCCTGGCGCACACGCAAAGTACCGCGTGCCATctggcgccgtgccgtCATGCTtgccatgctcggcacTGTCCCATGCAATGCCGTAAAACGTGCCGGGGTACGGCGGCAGCGGGCCCTCGTACAGGAGCGTGCCTGTGTGCCTGTGGCGAGCGAGTCGCGTTCCTACGAGCATGGCAAGGCGCGTCGAAGGCTATGTGGAGGTACTACGGCAGGCGAAGCACGACGAGGTCCGGatcgatcgaggcgcccagcgcctgcgccgccatcTCAACGGGCAGGATCGCGCGGATCTGGGGTGTGAGCGCACCGTGCTGGACGGCAGATCTGATggactcgagcgcctggcgcgTATCGGCGCTCGTGTCGACGCCGATCCACTCGTACCCAATCGCCTTGCGGTCCTTGCGGAAAaacgagcggcgcaggctgcgcatgtgcgagcGGTACATCGGACTCGCCACGAGGCTGTCGTCGCCATAGCACGTCACAAACTGGCCATAGTTCGcgaggacgcggcggcacgcATCGTAAATGTGGCGGCTGCCGATGGTGTCGACAACGAGATTGAAGCTCGACTCGTGCAGCAGATTGATCGTCCACAGCGGATCGCCCGTCAGGACCTCCACGGCGCCGTTCTGGCGGCagagcgcctcggcatgcgGCACGCCCGGCGGCACCTGCGCTACCGTCACCATCCCGAGCCGCGAGGCCTCCTGCATGGTCAGTCGACCAATCATGTCGTGCGCATTCAGCACCAGGATCCGCGAGCCTCGCGGCAACACCATGCAGTGGTTCTGCACAATCTGGTGCACCATGACGCCCGTCGCCGGCAGCGCGGCAATCTGCTCaggcacgaggcggcccTCGGGCGCCACAGCCACGACGTCCTGATGCACCATGATGTACTCGGCCAGCGCACCGCACTTGCGGAGGTCCTGCAGGCCGAACACCAAGTCGCCCGGCCGCAGGCGCTTGACGTCCAGGCCGCAgtccacgacgcggccgCAAAAGCTGCGGCCCGGCACGAagggcgtcgacggcgcatcacgcagcaCATTCCGCACCATCGCCCGGTCGACATTGTCAATCGCCACGGCGATCACCTTGACGATCACACCCGACGACGATACTTTGCGCGGCGGCGTCATGTGCGAGCCAAGCACAATCACGCCCGTGCTGCCCTCCGACGCGCTGCCCACTCGTGtacgcgacgcgcgacgcgcgataCTGCCGCTCTTGCCGGACGTCGATCCATTCGTGCTCGCAGCATCGCTACTGCCAGCCACGACATCGACCGTCAGCATCGTGGGCTTCCGGCGGAAGGACGTGTTGACGTTGCGCACGCGGCCCATGGGCGTCAGCGGGACCGAGGGACTcggaggcgcaggcgcgggAGCCGgggctggcgctggcggcacCGGTGGCACCACCGGCGCGGGCGCCACGCGAATCGACTCGACGGGCGACTGGGCGCGGCCCATGTGCTCGGCGCggggcggcgcatgcagacgcggcgctggcggcacGATCATGCCCGGCTGCATAGGCGAGGGCATCGTAGACGCGGCCGGCGTGCTGTGACCCGGCGCATACGAAGCACTCAGCGCGGGCGGCCGCACCATGGGCGGCTGTGCGAGCCATGGCCCCGGTTGGGACAGGGACCGCGGCATCGGAGCGGCCGGCGGGGTCTGTGCATGCGGCAGGGGCCGGGCCATCGCGACGGGCGACGCCGGCTGAGAGGCGGcccgcatcgacggcgccgcggccacCGGCGCAGGCCCAGGCGGCGGTCGGGGCGTAGACCGCATGCcaggccatggcatggGAGGCTGCATGGGATGCATCGCAGGAGGAGGCCGCTGGTACGGCACGGGCGGTCTTGCATAGGGCAGGGCAGGTGAATGGCTCGGAGCGGGCGGCGGGGCGTGAGGGGACGGGGTTCGCTGGTAGGAAGCAGGTGGCGCGCCCTGAGGCGACGAGGGCCCCTGGTATGGTACAGCGGGCACGGCGAGGTAAGGAGACGAGGGGCCATGGTACGGCGTAGGTGAGCCCTGCGACGGCCAGGGCCCGAGGTAGG encodes:
- a CDS encoding histone deacetylase complex subunit SAP18; its protein translation is MASQAQDDLAPFVVRCVVSRSDFRSLADMRSGRPLPGTLSVYAWPSTTLREVAHLLYLADPALSRPHTIHDFRVVYFDPTSDRFEADAPVRGITRLPTGDARAEAAATLTLEHLRLTSHAYLECAMHTGRHRLYEP
- a CDS encoding tubulin-specific chaperone E, with the translated sequence MLVGTRLARHRHTGTLLYEGPLPPYPGTFYGIAWDSAEHGKHDGTAPDGTRYFACAPGHGTYLAATARIEWGVTFVEALREKYGDRSDLRTVSLVGPPPHGPSDPSCVYVAKAVPDGYDGALPRTITTLDLSRSLLSSWDEVARIVRAMPLTSLTLQHVRLRPAACVPCVFAHLEHLSLGDSGTDWAQMAVLARAMPRLASIELARNGITTLASVDADMPHVHTLQLEGNALGAWPDVLRGVRRLPRLQKLVLTGNPLERMPRASAPTLPALCDVHVDDTPLDWDDVQALETHLASPAWSLVYDRDDRIEAIGRLAKLTCLNHTPITPEERVDAERYYVQRPRPGDARYEALVRVHGPPAPASVASMHDKLLTISYVHAATPYEAAWDKATSLALLKTMPMRLVHRRLVQLCGASPSAAIWAVLRSDREPIVIPLDDMMRDLAWFGVASGDMLVVVD